Genomic window (Hugenholtzia roseola DSM 9546):
AACTTTTCTAAGGTTTCTACACAATAGGGCATCAGGGCAGGCTGTCGCGGACAGAGGTGCTGATATTGACTCTCCAAATCGACAGGCACAGTGTCGGGGTCGGCTTCCAAAAGGGCGAAAACACGCCGAAAACGCGCATAACGGATTCCCTCCTTATCGATTTGATTGTCGTTATAGGCTTGCCAAAGACCTTGTGTCGTCTTTTGAAAGGCGCGAAAAAAAGCCTCAAAATCAGCCCCTACGCGCTCCTGCAAGGCGTGTGTCGCATAAAGGGCGAGAAGGGTTTGGCGCGAGTTGGTGTCGAAATCCCAAAGGGTGTGGTCTAAATCAAAAAATAGATGCGTGATTTTTTTCATAAATTGGACTTTTCGTCGTAAATTTCGGTGCAATTTTCCTAAAACAGAAATCTAAGACACTTTTTGCTTTGATAACCTTCTCTCGAAAGCCCAGCGGTATTCTCTCTCCCTCAACAGAACAGACGCAGCACACGCCACAAGCCACGTGGCAGTGGCTACAAAAGCCGAAGACCCGCCTTTGGCTCTTAGGGGTAGGCTTTTGTAGTATCCTGATTTGGATTGCTAATTTGATGTGGTTCAAACCCTTCGACATCAACTGGTTTTATGAGCGCGTCTTCATAGAAAAAGGCTTGGACGACCCCGAACTCCTAAGCCGTTTGCACCTTTTAGACGCTTACGGCTTAAAATATCAGAACGACGAGCTGACCAATATCTCCGATTCGAGCTATGAGGAACGCTATCAGAGCCGCATTGCCCGCAATTTCGACCTGCTCAAAAGCTACAAACGCTCCCAACAAAGTGCCGCCCAACTGCTTTCTACCGACATCTTAGATGCTTATTTAGAAAAAGAAATCCTCCGACACGAGTTTTATCGCTACGAACACTTAGTCAATCATATCGATGGCGTTTCGATAGACCTGCCCAATTTTATGATGGAAGTTCATCAAATTCATACCCTCTCTGATGCAGAAGATTATTTGGAACGCCTCTCCAAATTTGGGCAAAAATTTGAACAACTGCATCAAGTTTTAGACAAAAGGCGCAACGACAACCTGCTGCCTCCACGCCACATTTTAGAACGCGTCATCAACGAACTCAAAATCTTTATCAGCACCGATTACCAATATCACCCCCTCTATAAAGACTTCAATCGGAAAGTGGCGGAAAGCCCCCATATCTTGGAAAAAGCGCGTCAGGAATTGAAAATAGAAATCAAGCAAGCCATCGAAGACGAGGTTTTTCCTGCCTACCAAAATCATATCGCCTACTTAGAATCGCTTTTAGAAGATGCGCCCACCGACATTAGCATCACACACATGGGCGAAGAAGCCGAAACAAGCAAGCTATACTATACCTTTGCCTTTTCTGCCCATACGTACTATGCCCCCGAATTTGCCGAAGATGCCCACCTTATCGGACTCAAAGAAGTGAGCCGCCTACAAGGGGAGATGCGTTTTCTACTCGATTCCTTAGGATTTGACGCTCAAACAGGCATCGATACGCTGCTGCGCCAAATTTCGGAACTCCCTGCCTTTTCTTATGCTCACAATGAGATGGGTGAAAAGGCTTGTTTGGCTGACTATCAGACACATAGCAATCACTTACAAGAGGTTCTGCCGCTGCTTTTCCACAAGCCGCCCACCAAAGCCCTATCCGTTTTGCGCCTACAAAAAGCCCTCGAAGGGCAGATGCCCCTGCTTGCCTATCAGCCTGCGGACGAAAAGGGAAAAGCCGTTTTGTATGCAAACCTGCGCAATCTGAATGAATCGCCTACCTTTGCCATGCCTGCTCGCATCTATGCCGAAATTTTGGGCAAGCACCTATTTTTGTTGCAACAAAATCCGCAAGAGGCAGAGTTACGCCCTACTTTTCGCAAACTCCTGCATTTTCCTGCCTTTACCGAAGGCTGGACGCATTATAGCCTGCATTTGCTACAAGAAAAGGGCTATTGGCAAAATCCCTATGCCCGTTTGGGT
Coding sequences:
- a CDS encoding DUF885 domain-containing protein; the encoded protein is MITFSRKPSGILSPSTEQTQHTPQATWQWLQKPKTRLWLLGVGFCSILIWIANLMWFKPFDINWFYERVFIEKGLDDPELLSRLHLLDAYGLKYQNDELTNISDSSYEERYQSRIARNFDLLKSYKRSQQSAAQLLSTDILDAYLEKEILRHEFYRYEHLVNHIDGVSIDLPNFMMEVHQIHTLSDAEDYLERLSKFGQKFEQLHQVLDKRRNDNLLPPRHILERVINELKIFISTDYQYHPLYKDFNRKVAESPHILEKARQELKIEIKQAIEDEVFPAYQNHIAYLESLLEDAPTDISITHMGEEAETSKLYYTFAFSAHTYYAPEFAEDAHLIGLKEVSRLQGEMRFLLDSLGFDAQTGIDTLLRQISELPAFSYAHNEMGEKACLADYQTHSNHLQEVLPLLFHKPPTKALSVLRLQKALEGQMPLLAYQPADEKGKAVLYANLRNLNESPTFAMPARIYAEILGKHLFLLQQNPQEAELRPTFRKLLHFPAFTEGWTHYSLHLLQEKGYWQNPYARLGWLQKEIFIAALLATDTGVHLKGWTRQEAIDFLVRHTGFSADAMANEVDKIAVKPGQACTAKMGELRFLELRKLAEQRLGAKFNLRDFHHLLLKDGEMPLSILQKQVEKYIATTLEKEE
- a CDS encoding YjjG family noncanonical pyrimidine nucleotidase, whose translation is MKKITHLFFDLDHTLWDFDTNSRQTLLALYATHALQERVGADFEAFFRAFQKTTQGLWQAYNDNQIDKEGIRYARFRRVFALLEADPDTVPVDLESQYQHLCPRQPALMPYCVETLEKLANSGFHLHIITNGFEKTQRTKLKYSGILPFFQTVVTSECTGFKKPAPEIFWHALQKSNCQIEEALMIGDSLDSDIKGASLIAMQSLFYNPQRQTFILPQGAKSIHCLRQIPDNI